The following is a genomic window from Amycolatopsis acidiphila.
GCCGACCCCGGTGTAGCCGGGCAGCAGCGCGAGCGCGATGTGCCCGATCATGATCAGCACGGCGCTGTAGAACAGGGTGCGCTCGGCGCCGAGCAGCCGGTCGGCGACCCAGGCGCCGACGATCGTCGACAGGTAGACGAGCCCGCCGTAGGCACCCACGATGCTGGTGGCGGTGGCCTCCGGCATCGCGAGCCCGCCCTGGGCGACGGAGTAGTACAGGTAGATGGGCAGGATGCCCAGCATCCCGTAGTAGGAGAAGCGCTCCCACATCTCGACGCCGAACAGGTTCGCGAGCCCGAGTGGGTGCCCGAAGAACCTGGTGTCCGGTTTGCCCTCGGTGGAGGTGGCCATCGCCGACGCGTCCTTTGTGGTCTAGACATTGTTGGCGATTCACATACTAAAACGCTCGTACTGTTGCCCCGCAGGTGGCAGGTAGAGTGCCAGGAGGTGCGCCGGGAAGTCTGGTCGGCAAGACTCGATCGACCGACCCCGGGAGCCGTTCGTGCCGAAACCTCGCGTCGTCCAGGAATTCGCCCGCTACCTGCGGACCGAGACCACCGGCGGGATCATCCTGCTCGCCACGACGGCGGTCGCCCTGCTGTGGGCCAACTCACCGCTGGGTGACGCCTACCGCGCCCTCCGTGACTTCCACCTCGGCCCGCACTTCCTGCACCTTGACCTGTCGGTCGGCGACTGGGCGAAGGACGGGCTGCTCGCGTTGTTCTTCTTCGTCGCGGGACTGGAGCTCAAGCGCGAGCTCGTCATCGGCGAGCTGTCCCGGTTCAAGCAGGCGGTACTGCCGATCGTCGCCGCGCTCGGCGGGATGGTCGTGCCCGCGTTGCTCGCGCTCGGCGTCGCGTGGGGGACGCCGGGGATCGACCGCGCCTGGGCCATCCCGGTGGCGACGGACATCGCGTTCGCACTCGGTGTGCTGGCGCTGACCGGCTCGAACCTGCCCAGCAGCGCGCGGGTGTTCCTGCTCTCGCTCGCGGTGGTCGACGACCTGGGGGCGATCGTGCTGATCGCCGTGCTGTTCACCACCGGTTTCAACCTCGTGGCGGCGGCCGTCGCCGTGGTCGCGCTCGCCCTCTACGCCTGGCTACAGCATCGGCGCGTGCGCACACCCTGGCTGTACGTCCCGCTCGCCGTCGTCGTGTGGTGCAGCGTGCACACGACCGGCATACACGCGACGATCGCCGGGGTGGCCCTGGGTCTGCTGACCCGGGTCCGCCCCGACCCGGGCGAGGAGGAGGCGCCGGCGCTCCGGCTCGAGCACCGGCTGCAGCCGTGGTCGGCCGCGGTGGCGGTGCCGGTGTTCGCACTGTTCGCCGCCGGCATCGAGATCGACGGCCGGTCGCTGGCCGAGGTCTTCACCACCGCGCTCCCGCTCGCGGTGCTCGCCGGTCTCGTCGTCGGCAAGGCGGTGGGCATTCTCGGCGCGTCCGCGCTGGCCGTCTCGCTGGGGATCGCCGAACGCCCGCAGGGCACCGGCTGGCGCGACCTGGCCGCGTTGTCGCTGCTCGGCGGGGTCGGGTTCACGGTGAGCCTGTTGATCTCCGAGCTCGCGCTGCCCGGCGCGGCCGGCGATCGCGCCAAGGCCGCGGTGCTGGTGGCCTCGGCGATCGCGTCGCTCGGCGCGGCCGTATTGCTGCTCCGGCGCAACAAAGTACACGGCGCGCGGGAGGACTGACCGAGCCTCGCCGGCCGACACATGGCACGATGACCCCCGTGAGCAGCCAGGAGCACGAACACAACGGCCCAGACGGCCTCGGGGCCGTGCCCTACATCCCCTTGTCGAGCGACGACGGCGCCGACGCGACGAACGGTCAGTCCATCGGCAGCCTCGTCAGCCAGGCCACGCAGCACCTCTCGACACTGGTGCGCGCCGAGGTCGAGCTGGCCAAGTCGGAGGTCGCGGGCGAGGTCAAGAAGGGCATCAAGGGCAGCGTCTTCTTCGTCATCGCCGGCGTGGTCGCGCTCTACAGCTCGTTCTTCTTCTTTTTCTTCCTCGGCGAGCTGCTCTCGGAGTGGCTCAAACGCTGGGCCGCGTTCCTCATCGTGTTCGGCCTGATGCTGCTGGTCGCCGGGTTCTTCGGCTTCCTCGGGTTCCGCAAGCTCAAGAAGCTGCGCGCACCCGAACGCACGATCACCAGCGTCAAGGACACCGCCGCGGCGCTCAAGCCCCGGCGGGAGGCCGTCCCCGAGCACGGCTGAGCACTCCCGACCCCGTGCAGCCGCCCGATCCGTCGACCGTCCGGATTGACGGCCCGTGGACGCACCACGACGTGTCCGCCAACGGCATCCGGCTGCACGTCGCCGAGGCCGGCAGCGGGCCGATGGTCCTGCTGCTGCACGGGTTCGCCGAGTTCTGGTGGGCGTGGCGGCACCAGCTGGTGTCCCTCGCCGACGCCGGGTTCCGGGTGGTCGCCGCGGACCTGCGCGGCTACGGCGACTCGGACAAGCCGCCGCGCGGCTACGACGCGTGGACCCTCGCCGGTGACGTCGTCGGCCTGGTCCGCGCGCTCGGCGAACGCCGGGCGCACCTCGTCGGGCACGCGTGGGGCGGCATGCTCGCCTGGACGGCGGCCGCACTGCACCCGCGGCTGGTCACGTCCGTGAGCGTGCTCGGCGGCGCGCATCCCCTGGCCTTCCGGGCGGGCGTGGGCGGCACCGCGCTACGGCGCAAGCAGCGCAGCCAGACCCGCGCGATGGGACACCTGTTCCGCTTCCAGGTGCCGATCGCGCCCGAGCGCAGGCTGGTCGCCAACGACGGGGCGTTCGTGGAACAGCTCGTCCGCGCCTGGTCCGGTCCGCAGTGGACCCACGCGGAGGACTTCGCCGAGACCGTGCGCACCTTCCGGCAGGCGATGCTCATCCCCGGCGTCGCGCACAGCGCGCTGGAGTACTACCGCTGGGCGTTCCGCGCCCAGTTCCGCGGCGAAGGCCGCCGTTTCACGAGCGCCGTCGGCACCCGGGTGAGCGTGCCCGTGCTGCAGATCCACGGCGAAGCCGATCGGTGCGTGCTCATCGAGACCGCGCGCGAGTCCGCGCCGTGGCAGGGCCCGTACTCCCGGTTCGAATCGCTCGCCGACGTGGGGCACTTTCCGCATCTGGAAGACCCGGCGCGGACCGACAAGGCGCTGCTCGGGTTCCTGACCAGCCGCTCGTAGGCGGGCTCAGGCGGCGCAGGAACCGGTGCTGACCCGTGCGCTCAGCGCCGGCGCCTCCTCGATCACCGAGCTGACCTGCTTGGTGGTGAGGGTGAACCCGGTGTCGGCGTCCTCGACCGAGGCACCGAACACGACGCCGACCACCTCGCCCGACGGCGTCACCAGCGGGCCACCGGAGTTGCCGCTGCGGACCTGCGCACGCACCGTGAACACGTCCCGTCGCACGGTGCGCGAGTCGTAGATGTCCGGGCCCTGCAGGGTGATCTCGTTGCGGATGCGGCCCGCCGTCGCGGTGTACGGGCCGTCGAGCGGGTAGCCGAGCACGATCGTGCTGTCACCCGCCCGTCCCGAGGTCGGCGAGATGGTCAGCGGGGTGGCCTGCAGCCGCGGCACGGCCAGCACCGCGATGTCGACCTCGGGGTCGAAGTACACGACGCGCGCGGGCAGCCTGCCCTGCGACGTCTCGACCGCCGTCTCGTCCGTGC
Proteins encoded in this region:
- a CDS encoding phage holin family protein, giving the protein MSSQEHEHNGPDGLGAVPYIPLSSDDGADATNGQSIGSLVSQATQHLSTLVRAEVELAKSEVAGEVKKGIKGSVFFVIAGVVALYSSFFFFFFLGELLSEWLKRWAAFLIVFGLMLLVAGFFGFLGFRKLKKLRAPERTITSVKDTAAALKPRREAVPEHG
- a CDS encoding alpha/beta fold hydrolase, whose translation is MQPPDPSTVRIDGPWTHHDVSANGIRLHVAEAGSGPMVLLLHGFAEFWWAWRHQLVSLADAGFRVVAADLRGYGDSDKPPRGYDAWTLAGDVVGLVRALGERRAHLVGHAWGGMLAWTAAALHPRLVTSVSVLGGAHPLAFRAGVGGTALRRKQRSQTRAMGHLFRFQVPIAPERRLVANDGAFVEQLVRAWSGPQWTHAEDFAETVRTFRQAMLIPGVAHSALEYYRWAFRAQFRGEGRRFTSAVGTRVSVPVLQIHGEADRCVLIETARESAPWQGPYSRFESLADVGHFPHLEDPARTDKALLGFLTSRS
- the nhaA gene encoding Na+/H+ antiporter NhaA; translated protein: MDRPREPFVPKPRVVQEFARYLRTETTGGIILLATTAVALLWANSPLGDAYRALRDFHLGPHFLHLDLSVGDWAKDGLLALFFFVAGLELKRELVIGELSRFKQAVLPIVAALGGMVVPALLALGVAWGTPGIDRAWAIPVATDIAFALGVLALTGSNLPSSARVFLLSLAVVDDLGAIVLIAVLFTTGFNLVAAAVAVVALALYAWLQHRRVRTPWLYVPLAVVVWCSVHTTGIHATIAGVALGLLTRVRPDPGEEEAPALRLEHRLQPWSAAVAVPVFALFAAGIEIDGRSLAEVFTTALPLAVLAGLVVGKAVGILGASALAVSLGIAERPQGTGWRDLAALSLLGGVGFTVSLLISELALPGAAGDRAKAAVLVASAIASLGAAVLLLRRNKVHGARED